The proteins below come from a single Mya arenaria isolate MELC-2E11 chromosome 8, ASM2691426v1 genomic window:
- the LOC128242528 gene encoding uncharacterized protein LOC128242528 — MQKQVEQVLSLRLSRVLEDIGVNRYMLTKRRRTWLIKETGMTISETLQGRNKKYYHYGSQSEGTTTPGMQSDIDTLSCIADIPVILDWDEWQQGNSHLLAIYTDQLPPQHCWLQRLRHDLPLPETQVKLPGDVKDNEGRVMHTNTLMECYDDISHRGELVQHGSSISLNTNAYVIAYHCVSLPTECQFLFHRPRPGHWPKPDTLARARQAGVFLVPQGYSESPSRSIRCRSSALHVTPHDPCYPQSKWEWRFSTSMMERLLMFDMNTVQCKAYVFMKILRKTFLKPVVGDRLSTFHMKTAMLFTIETYPPDVWREENLVQCVIYCMTTLRRWLKVKYCPHYTIARVNLFAGKLFEYEFPTLSAMLSPLMESNMPYISKIDIDFLGVKVIHISRGLVDEYNERMKNNQVITSYLDEECSKSLIATYQQALCLFSFYSAEELSSHITEQLQILQHILEHGTYLEQEVATMAKPLWLGTLASFLASRFIHLRQPIKWDILNLYQSSLDSDLLSSRLKFASMLYCNSQYDAAANYLIYCEGLLEPEVWQLCSCAGRVSTEPSSRFLDKAEHSSNKDIMQKFTAICVHFMPQEMCCVPESLVYEMFRTVQDEDREQRRQSNHYKWMDLAVIDCIPFLYYLQYLTYRQLKMHSRKHAAQEKLRHYIHTDSQGHGHIDTALNMLGNCYELENRLDVAWICYSTSLEFYTRNNAANWHVARILHQRLHR, encoded by the coding sequence ATGCAGAAACAAGTGGAACAAGTACTGTCTCTACGTTTGTCCCGTGTTCTGGAGGACATCGGGGTGAACAGATACATGCTCACCAAAAGGAGGAGGACGTGGCTGATTAAGGAGACAGGGATGACAATCAGTGAAACATTACAAGGCCGAAACAAGAAATACTATCATTATGGCAGCCAGAGTGAGGGTACAACGACACCTGGCATGCAGTCAGACATTGATACATTGTCCTGCATTGCTGATATTCCTGTCATATTGGACTGGGACGAATGGCAGCAAGGAAACTCTCACCTTCTTGCTATATATACAGATCAGCTCCCACCCCAGCATTGTTGGCTTCAGAGGCTGAGACATGACCTTCCACTACCAGAGACGCAGGTCAAGCTACCCGGTGATGTAAAAGACAACGAGGGCAGAGTGATGCATACAAACACTCTGATGGAATGTTATGACGACATTAGCCATCGAGGTGAATTAGTGCAGCATGGTTCATCCATAAGCTTGAATACAAATGCTTATGTTATCGCCTATCATTGTGTCAGTCTACCAACGGAGTGTCAGTTCCTCTTCCACAGACCGCGGCCTGGCCACTGGCCCAAACCTGACACACTGGCCAGGGCCAGACAAGCTGGAGTGTTCCTGGTGCCACAGGGATATTCGGAGTCTCCTTCAAGGTCAATCAGGTGTCGCTCTTCTGCACTCCATGTCACCCCACATGACCCCTGTTATCCACAATCGAAATGGGAATGGAGGTTTTCTACATCAATGATGGAAAGATTACTGATGTTTGACATGAACACTGTGCAGTGCAAGGCATAtgtattcatgaaaatattgagaaaaactTTCTTAAAGCCAGTGGTTGGAGACCGTCTCAGTACGTTTCACATGAAGACCGCAATGCTGTTCACAATAGAGACATATCCACCAGATGTATGGAGGGAGGAAAACCTTGTACAGTGTGTGATTTACTGTATGACAACACTTCGCAGGTGGCTGAAGGTCAAATACTGCCCACACTATACAATAGCTAGGGTGAATCTTTTTGCCGGGAAACTATTCGAATATGAATTCCCAACTTTGTCTGCAATGCTTTCTCCCTTAATGGAATCCAACATGCCTTACATTTCCAAGATAGATATTGATTTTCTGGGAGTCAAGGTGATCCATATCAGCAGAGGCCTTGTAGATGAATATAACGAAAGAATGAAAAACAATCAAGTTATCACATCTTATCTGGATGAAGAATGCAGCAAATCATTAATAGCAACATATCAACAAGCCTTATGTCTGTTCTCTTTTTACTCCGCGGAGGAGCTCAGTTCACACATTACAGAGCAGTTACAAATATTACAACATATATTGGAACACGGGACATACTTGGAACAAGAAGTAGCTACCATGGCAAAACCTCTTTGGTTAGGTACACTCGCCTCCTTCTTGGCCTCACGATTTATTCATCTGCGACAACCAATCAAATGGGACATTCTCAATTTGTACCAGTCCTCTTTGGACTCTGACTTGCTATCAAGCAGACTAAAATTTGCCTCCATGCTGTACTGCAATAGTCAGTATGATGCGGCAGCAAACTACCTGATTTACTGTGAGGGATTACTGGAGCCGGAAGTGTGGCAATTATGCAGTTGTGCTGGAAGAGTTTCTACCGAACCCAGCAGTAGGTTCCTTGACAAAGCTGAACATTCCTCTAATAAAGACATAATGCAGAAGTTCACTGCCATATGTGTACATTTCATGCCTCAAGAAATGTGCTGTGTACCAGAATCTCTGGTGTATGAAATGTTTAGAACTGTACAAGATGAAGACAGAGAACAGAGACGCCAATCAAATCACTATAAGTGGATGGACCTAGCCGTGATTGACTGTATCCCTTTCCTCTACTATCTGCAGTACCTCACATACAGACAACTGAAAATGCATTCTAGGAAACATGCAGCCCAAGAAAAGCTTCGCCACTATATACATACGGACAGTCAAGGCCATGGTCACATAGACACAGCCTTAAACATGCTGGGTAACTGCTATGAACTTGAAAACAGACTGGATGTTGCCTGGATATGCTACTCAACATCTCTAGAATTCTACACCAGAAACAATGCTGCCAATTGGCATGTGGCCAGAATACTGCACCAGCGGTTGCATAGATGA
- the LOC128243152 gene encoding MARVEL domain-containing protein 1-like isoform X1: MAESIAIGFDRNYPQSLHGILKIVEVVVDLVAFICACWFPYWSGHGGAWVQFVTISAFITTLILLVLHLFRIIYKLPGPWGLIELIYYGVYALLLLIAAIVAAARAGYHSSIGAAAFFTFAATALYVVDAFFQFRTWRGGATSHTQSSETHTTTTTTTETNYETKAQY; this comes from the exons ATGGCGGAGAGTATTGCTATAGGATTTGATAGGAACTATCCACAGTCATTGCATGGAATCCTGAAAATTGTAGAAGTT GTTGTTGACTTAGTAGCGTTCATCTGCGCGTGCTGGTTCCCATATTGGAGTGGCCATGGTGGAGCTTGGGTCCAGTTTGTCACCATCTCCGCATTTATCACGACTCTCATCTTGCTGGTACTACATCTGTTCAGGATCATCTACAAGCTGCCCGGACCATGGGGTCTCATT GAGCTAATATACTATGGTGTGTATGCTCTTTTGTTGCTGATTGCGGCAATAGTTGCCGCGGCCCGTGCCGGCTATCACAGCTCAATTGGGGCGGCTGCT TTCTTCACGTTTGCAGCCACAGCCTTGTATGTGGTTGACGCATTCTTCCAGTTCCGCACCTGGAGGGGAGGAGCGACGTCTCACACGCAGTCTAGTGAGACGCACAcgaccacaacaacaacaacggaGACGAACTACGAGACCAAGGCCCAGTACTAG
- the LOC128243152 gene encoding plasmolipin-like isoform X2, translated as MAESIAIGFDRNYPQSLHGILKIVEVVVDLVAFICACWFPYWSGHGGAWVQFVTISAFITTLILLVLHLFRIIYKLPGPWGLITLIYLAVYAVMMLIAGIVCVARAKWHDSIGAAAFFTFAATALYVVDAFFQFRTWRGGATSHTQSSETHTTTTTTTETNYETKAQY; from the exons ATGGCGGAGAGTATTGCTATAGGATTTGATAGGAACTATCCACAGTCATTGCATGGAATCCTGAAAATTGTAGAAGTT GTTGTTGACTTAGTAGCGTTCATCTGCGCGTGCTGGTTCCCATATTGGAGTGGCCATGGTGGAGCTTGGGTCCAGTTTGTCACCATCTCCGCATTTATCACGACTCTCATCTTGCTGGTACTACATCTGTTCAGGATCATCTACAAGCTGCCCGGACCATGGGGTCTCATT ACCCTCATCTACCTAGCAGTATACGCCGTCATGATGTTGATTGCTGGAATTGTATGTGTTGCAAGGGCCAAATGGCATGACTCCATCGGCGCTGCTGCC TTCTTCACGTTTGCAGCCACAGCCTTGTATGTGGTTGACGCATTCTTCCAGTTCCGCACCTGGAGGGGAGGAGCGACGTCTCACACGCAGTCTAGTGAGACGCACAcgaccacaacaacaacaacggaGACGAACTACGAGACCAAGGCCCAGTACTAG
- the LOC128244637 gene encoding LOW QUALITY PROTEIN: pre-rRNA 2'-O-ribose RNA methyltransferase FTSJ3-like (The sequence of the model RefSeq protein was modified relative to this genomic sequence to represent the inferred CDS: inserted 3 bases in 2 codons) — MGNKKKIGKARKDKFYQLAKESGYRARSAFKLIQLNRKFEFLQSSRVVIDLCAAPGGWLQVASENCPVSSLIVGVDLVPIKPIRNCVALVDDITTQKCRQDLQKELKTWKADCVLHDGAPNVGKNWNYDAFQQIQLTLYALKLATDFLRKGGWFVTKVFRSKDYNSLLWVLKQLFRNVHATKPQASRNESAELFVVCQNFLAPDKIDPKFLDPKFVFKDVDDEPNLSLNLIHPEKHTRHRDGYKEGDYTLFHTLSVTDFINSDNYLELLADASEVKFDDKAIENHATTTVEIKECLKDIKVLGKREIRLVINWRKKLRKELDDAKEETKKNXVEEKIEESEDDMAKLEAQLADMEGEQKKALKRKIKKTRRERGKLQHKMDMKMVLPGDKIDMSDDRELFALTKIKSKKQLETVEEVELSDADEEDEEEDVSNKKKKRIIFDREEKDYGMSDVSDEDEEFDEDDASDGSISLDEANDEENPLLVGKQSKKSKTDMWFSKESFAGLDDEDDEDVEIEKMAEAYQKKGGVIKGINDNDDMIIPEERVSDLKKVKARKDRKMDGDKDSAFGSGSGADDDDDSDDDEDDDESGTEGDNSDSDSDSDYDTKEFYKQQDKSLNENKNKKKSKKANSEEEGFEVVPVDKNPPIKLNAQGLALGTAIVSSRKRKREVIESGYHRYMFNDDNLPDWFAKDEQRHHRVMLPVTKGEIQEYKMKMKAVDANPIRKIAEAKXKKKKMARRLEKARKKADTINDTEEVTDREKWSQIKQVYKKAGLLSKKKKEVTYVVSKRGLAGKKTARPNGVKGPYKVVDGRLKKDIKGKMRAEQRKKGKGKKKR; from the exons ATGGGAAACAAGAAGAAAATTGGAAAGGCCCGTAAGGACAAGTTCTACCAACTTGCCAAGGAGAGTGGATACAGGGCTCGATCAGCATTCAAACTTATACAGCTCAACAGGAAATTTGAGTTCTTGCAG AGCTCTCGAGTGGTGATTGACTTGTGCGCAGCCCCTGGTGGTTGGCTACAGGTGGCATCGGAGAACTGCCCAGTGTCCAGTCTCATTGTCGGGGTGGATCTGGTGCCCATTAAGCCCATACGCAACTGTGTTGCTCTCGTAGATGATATCACCACACAGAAATGCAGACAGGATCTTCAGAAGGAGCTGAAGACATGGAAAGCTGACTGTGTGCTTCACGATGGTGCACCAAATGTCGGAAAGAACTGGAACTATGACGCTTTCCAACAAATTCAGTTGACCCTTTATGCATTGAAACTTGCTACTGATTTTCTGAGAAAAGGCGGATGGTTTGTTACAAAGGTGTTCCGGTCCAAAGACTACAATTCCCTGCTGTGGGTTTTGAAGCAGCTTTTCAGAAATGTACATGCAACAAAGCCTCAGGCATCAAGAAATGAGTCTGCCGAGCTTTTCGTGGTTTGTCAGAATTTCCTCGCGCCAGATAAAATTGATCCAAAGTTTCTTGATccaaaatttgtatttaaagatgTTGACGATGAACCAAATCTATCACTGAATCTTATACACCCAGAAAAGCACACAAGACACAGAGACGGCTATAAAGAAGGTGATTACACACTCTTCCATACACTATCAGTTACTGACTTTATCAATAGTGATAACTACTTGGAATTGCTTGCTGATGCCTCAGAagtaaagtttgatgacaaaGCCATTGAAAATCATGCAACAACAACTGTTGAAATTAAGGAATGTCTAAAGGACATAAAGGTCTTGGGAAAGAGAGAAATCAGATTGGTAATAAACTGGAGAAAGAAACTGAGGAAAGAGCTTGATGATGCAAAGgaagaaacaaagaaaaa tgTCGAAGAAAAGATAGAAGAGAGTGAAGATGATATGGCAAAGTTGGAAGCTCAACTTGCTGACATGGAGGGTGAGCAGAAGAAAGCattgaaaagaaaaatcaaGAAAACTAGGCGAGAAAGAGGTAAACTGCAGCACAAAATGGATATGAAAATGGTTTTACCAGGAGATAAAATTGATATGTCAGATGATAGGGAGCTTTTTGCTTTGACCAAAATAAAGAGCAAGAAACAGCTTGAAACTGTTGAAGAGGTTGAGCTCAGTGATGCAGATGAGGAGGATGAAGAGGAAGATGTTTCcaacaaaaagaagaaaagaattATATTTGATAGAGAAGAAAAGGATTATGGCATGAGTGATGTTTCAGATGAGGATGAAGAGTTTGATGAAGATGATGCTAGTGATGGCAGTATTTCATTAGATGAAGCAAATGATGAGGAGAATCCACTGCTTGTTGGTAAGCAGAGCAAAAAGTCAAAAACTGATATGTGGTTCAGTAAAGAATCATTTGCTGGACtggatgatgaggatgatgaagATGTTGAAATAGAGAAAATGGCTGAGGCCTATCAAAAGAAAGGTGGTGTCATAAAAGGTAtcaatgacaatgatgatatGATCATTCCTGAGGAAAGAGTGTCTGATTTGAAGAAAGTAAAAGCACGAAAAGACAGAAAGATGGATGGTGACAAAGACAGTGCATTTGGTAGTGGATCaggtgctgatgatgatgatgacagtgATGATGACGAGGATGATGATGAGTCGGGTACAGAAGGAGACAACAGTGACTCGGACAGTGACAGTGATTATGACACTAAGGAATTCTATAAGCAACAAGATAAatctttgaatgaaaataagaataaaaagaaaagcaaGAAAGCAAATAGTGAGGAGGAAGGTTTTGAAGTTGTTCCTGTGGACAAAAATCCTCCGATAAAACTGAATGCCCAAGGACTTGCATTAGGAACAGCTATTGTCAGTTCAAGAAAGAGAAAGAGAGAAGTTATAGAGAGTGGCTATCATCGGTACATGTTTAATGATGACAACCTCCCAGACTGGTTTGCCAAAGATGAACAGAGGCATCATCGTGTAATGTTACCAGTCACTAAAGGTGAAATTCAggaatacaaaatgaaaatgaaggCTGTTGATGCAAATCCAATTAGGAAAATTGCTGAAGCTA gcaagaagaagaagatggCGAGAAGGTTAGAGAAAGCAAGAAAGAAGGCTGATACTATCAATGACACAGAAGAAGTCACTGATCGTGAAAAGTGGTCACAAATTAAACAAGTGTACAAAAAAGCAGGACTGTTGTCAAAGAAGAAAAAGGAAGTGACATACGTTGTCTCGAAGCGTGGTTTGGCTGGTAAGAAGACCGCAAGGCCGAATGGAGTGAAGGGGCCGTACAAAGTTGTGGATGGGAGGTTGAAAAAGGATATAAAGGGGAAAATGAGAGCGGAACAGAGGAAGAAGGGGAAGGGAAAGAAGAAAAGATAA